The Niastella koreensis GR20-10 genome includes a window with the following:
- a CDS encoding RNA polymerase sigma factor, with translation MILYTDTQLLDLLAQHNRDAFDALYDRYWELLYNAAYKRLKDKEQCKDIIQDVFVDLWCRRGQVTISNVKAYLLTAVRFQIYKLVAREKAGPAFFELYETIDASTSGAEGKLIEKELMDHVKAWIDELPEKKRQIFLLHTQHDKSTKEIANELSISQKTVQNQLGATIYRLRLHIAHFFMMF, from the coding sequence TTGATACTATACACCGACACCCAATTGCTTGATTTGCTGGCGCAACATAACAGGGATGCGTTCGATGCCCTGTATGATCGCTATTGGGAACTGTTATATAATGCTGCGTATAAGCGATTAAAAGATAAAGAACAATGTAAAGATATTATCCAGGATGTGTTTGTTGATCTGTGGTGCAGAAGAGGACAGGTAACTATCAGTAATGTGAAGGCCTACCTGTTGACGGCTGTCCGGTTTCAGATCTATAAACTGGTTGCCAGGGAAAAAGCAGGTCCCGCTTTTTTTGAATTGTATGAAACCATTGACGCTTCTACTTCCGGTGCAGAAGGAAAATTGATAGAAAAGGAACTCATGGACCATGTAAAAGCATGGATCGATGAACTGCCTGAAAAGAAACGGCAAATATTTTTATTACATACCCAACACGATAAGTCTACTAAAGAGATCGCCAACGAATTAAGTATTTCCCAAAAAACAGTACAGAACCAATTGGGCGCCACCATCTACCGTTTACGGCTTCACATTGCCCATTTTTTTATGATGTTCTAA
- a CDS encoding TonB-dependent receptor: MKFSTVFLLAACLQVHAIGFSQKLSLTRRDAPLEQVFKEIRKQTGYLFFYDLEWLQKAKPVNIDVKNVPLKVVLDQCLAGQPLTYNIVDKTIVLSLKEEPKRPIVQAAVMDELHGHVYGQNREPIEGVTITVRGQSRGGRTNAKGEFTLRNIEAGMVLEFSYVGYVTYEVKVVDAGKELNVTLQIDSKGLENVVVIGYGTVKKKDLTGSVSQVSMEDINKAPVGSFDQALAGRVAGVMVSSTEGQPGAGINIVIRGNNSITQSNSPLYVIDGFPIENPDNNMLNPNDIESMDVLKDASATAIYGARGANGVIIITTKKGKDGPPVVRYSGYYGLQNNLKTIPVMNPYEFVKLQQDIGTSDLKDTYLANGVTLDDYKNVQAVDWQNKLYRQASMMDHSLSVTGGSARTRYSASGDLFNQDGIIVNSNFKRYQGKISIDQTFDKAKVGGYIMYTNTKRLGTIPSSLSGSSMNNLLYGTWGYRPASPINPTKAISTDFQDELLDDMVNPTTDYRMNPVIIAQNEYRLKNNNNLIANAYVEYSILKNLKLRVTGGINKNSQRYDVFNNSKTRSGNPSSVYGVNGSITYTDNTSWLNENTLTFDKRINNDHKINVVAGVTAQATRYEYNGTSANLLPYESLGLSGLGYGALQPVYPDLKESSLLSGLSRVNYTFKDRYLFTASFRADGSSKFRPGRQWGYFPSGAFAWRLSSEPFMKEVSFLSDAKIRASWGKTGNNRVDEYATYSEVDFPISAYYSYNNALQQGAILASMANEDLKWETTGQTDVGFDVSFLHQRLSLTVDYYKKVTSDLLLLAALPPTSGYGSAYKNIGKTSNEGLEIALSSNNITNKNFSWTTSFNIAFNKSKVMQLTQNQESMTSVISWDSWYASVPLYLAKLGQPLGQIYGYISDGVYQYDDFDKLANGNYILKDNIATNGNTRSAIQPGDAKYRDLNNDKVINDYDRTVIGRGLPRHIGGISNNFHYRGFDLNIFFQWSYGNDIVNANRLNFENGNKTYLNQFQSFQARWTPDHTNTTMPRAGGQYGYVYSTRIIEDGSYLRFKTAALGYTLSSKLLGRAKIKSCRIYVAAQNLLTWTKYTGSDPEVSIGYSALTPGFDYSSYPRARTVTLGLNLSL, translated from the coding sequence ATGAAATTTAGCACTGTGTTTTTACTGGCTGCCTGCCTGCAGGTGCATGCCATTGGTTTCTCGCAGAAACTAAGTTTAACCCGTCGTGACGCACCCCTGGAACAGGTGTTTAAAGAGATCAGGAAACAAACAGGTTACCTGTTCTTCTACGACCTGGAATGGCTGCAAAAAGCAAAACCCGTAAACATCGATGTAAAGAATGTGCCGTTGAAGGTGGTACTTGACCAGTGCCTCGCCGGTCAGCCTTTAACCTACAACATAGTTGATAAAACTATTGTGCTGAGTTTAAAGGAAGAACCTAAGCGCCCCATTGTGCAGGCGGCTGTGATGGATGAACTGCATGGCCATGTATATGGCCAGAACAGAGAGCCAATAGAAGGCGTTACGATAACCGTTCGCGGCCAAAGCCGTGGCGGCCGCACCAATGCCAAAGGAGAATTTACACTCAGGAATATTGAAGCCGGCATGGTGCTGGAATTTTCCTATGTAGGGTATGTAACCTACGAAGTGAAAGTAGTGGATGCCGGTAAGGAACTGAATGTAACCCTGCAAATAGATTCAAAAGGGTTGGAGAACGTGGTAGTGATAGGCTATGGTACGGTAAAAAAGAAAGACCTTACCGGTTCCGTTTCCCAGGTTAGTATGGAAGATATCAACAAAGCGCCCGTGGGTTCATTTGACCAGGCGCTGGCCGGAAGGGTAGCAGGCGTAATGGTGTCTTCTACCGAAGGACAACCAGGCGCCGGCATCAACATTGTGATTCGTGGCAACAACTCTATTACGCAAAGTAATTCTCCCTTGTATGTGATCGACGGATTTCCCATTGAGAACCCCGACAACAATATGCTGAACCCGAACGATATTGAATCGATGGATGTGCTGAAAGATGCATCGGCTACAGCGATCTATGGCGCCAGAGGCGCAAATGGCGTAATTATCATCACCACCAAAAAAGGGAAGGATGGTCCGCCGGTAGTGCGTTACAGCGGGTATTATGGCCTGCAGAATAATTTAAAGACCATTCCCGTGATGAACCCCTATGAGTTTGTGAAGCTGCAACAGGATATCGGCACTTCCGACCTCAAGGATACGTACCTGGCCAATGGCGTTACCCTGGATGATTATAAAAATGTACAGGCGGTTGACTGGCAAAATAAATTGTACCGCCAGGCGAGCATGATGGACCACAGCTTGTCGGTTACCGGCGGTTCAGCCAGAACAAGGTACAGTGCATCCGGCGATCTGTTTAACCAGGACGGGATCATCGTCAACTCCAATTTCAAACGCTACCAGGGCAAAATAAGCATCGACCAAACATTTGACAAAGCCAAAGTGGGCGGGTATATTATGTATACCAATACCAAACGCCTGGGTACCATTCCTTCATCACTGTCGGGTTCTTCCATGAACAACCTGTTGTATGGCACCTGGGGCTACCGGCCAGCATCGCCGATAAATCCAACGAAGGCTATCAGCACCGATTTTCAGGATGAATTATTGGATGATATGGTGAACCCTACCACCGATTATCGAATGAACCCGGTGATCATTGCACAGAACGAATACCGGTTAAAGAATAATAATAACCTTATTGCCAATGCGTATGTAGAATATTCGATCCTGAAAAACCTGAAGCTGCGGGTAACCGGCGGCATCAACAAAAATTCGCAACGCTATGATGTCTTCAATAATTCAAAAACCCGCTCGGGTAATCCAAGTTCGGTATATGGTGTAAACGGTTCAATCACTTACACGGATAATACCTCGTGGTTGAATGAGAACACGCTCACCTTTGATAAACGCATCAATAACGATCATAAAATAAATGTGGTAGCAGGCGTTACCGCGCAGGCCACCCGGTATGAGTATAATGGTACTTCTGCCAACCTGTTGCCATATGAATCTTTGGGATTAAGCGGGCTGGGCTATGGCGCCCTTCAGCCGGTTTATCCTGACTTAAAGGAATCTTCGCTGTTGTCGGGTTTGTCGCGGGTAAACTATACGTTTAAAGACCGTTACCTGTTCACTGCATCTTTCCGTGCTGATGGCAGTTCAAAATTCAGACCGGGCCGTCAGTGGGGGTATTTCCCTTCCGGCGCTTTCGCCTGGCGGTTAAGCAGTGAACCCTTTATGAAAGAGGTAAGTTTCCTTTCTGATGCTAAAATAAGGGCCAGCTGGGGTAAAACCGGTAATAACCGCGTAGATGAATATGCCACCTATTCGGAAGTTGATTTCCCTATTTCCGCTTACTATTCTTATAACAATGCCCTGCAACAAGGGGCCATACTGGCAAGCATGGCCAATGAAGACCTGAAATGGGAAACAACCGGGCAAACCGATGTAGGTTTTGATGTGAGCTTCTTACACCAGCGGTTGTCGCTTACTGTTGACTACTATAAAAAAGTTACCAGCGACCTGTTGTTGTTGGCGGCGCTGCCCCCAACCAGCGGCTACGGTTCTGCCTATAAGAATATCGGTAAAACCAGTAACGAAGGCCTGGAAATTGCCTTGTCATCGAACAACATCACCAATAAAAATTTCTCCTGGACCACCAGCTTCAATATCGCTTTCAATAAAAGCAAGGTAATGCAGCTCACCCAGAACCAGGAGAGTATGACTTCCGTTATCAGTTGGGACTCCTGGTATGCCAGCGTGCCTTTGTACCTGGCAAAGCTGGGTCAACCGCTTGGACAGATCTATGGATACATCAGCGACGGGGTATACCAGTATGATGACTTTGACAAACTGGCCAATGGTAATTATATTTTGAAAGACAACATTGCTACGAATGGCAATACCCGCAGCGCCATACAACCGGGCGATGCCAAATACCGCGACCTGAATAACGATAAAGTGATAAACGATTATGATCGTACAGTGATCGGCCGTGGCTTGCCCCGCCATATTGGTGGTATCAGCAATAATTTCCATTATCGCGGTTTCGATCTGAATATATTTTTCCAGTGGTCGTATGGCAATGATATCGTAAATGCCAACCGCCTGAATTTTGAGAACGGCAATAAAACTTACTTAAACCAGTTCCAAAGCTTCCAGGCCCGCTGGACACCAGATCATACCAATACCACCATGCCGCGTGCCGGCGGTCAGTATGGGTATGTATATTCAACCCGCATCATCGAAGATGGGTCTTACCTGCGATTCAAAACCGCAGCCCTGGGTTATACATTGTCATCAAAATTACTGGGCAGGGCAAAGATCAAAAGCTGCCGTATATACGTAGCAGCACAAAACCTGTTAACCTGGACGAAGTACACCGGTTCCGATCCGGAAGTATCCATCGGTTATTCAGCGCTTACCCCCGGGTTTGACTACTCCTCATACCCAAGGGCAAGAACAGTAACACTGGGGTTGAACCTGTCACTGTAA
- a CDS encoding FecR family protein, which yields MAQPKARKKLIRLIQKYLAGKASPEEEQFIKAYYESFDATAGEPSLQEGQEKELLGQEMKAAIWEQIDQTTQHQNVIPLYKRSWFRVSVAAAIVVVAFIPVYYYIVQTPAPKIIVQAKQQKAPVHDALPGGNKATLTLADGTLIDLGKAANGVVATDGGATVSKKEDGRLEYNGTLSEVEGSGQGTERSRSAAYNTLTTPTGGQYYVMLPDGSRVWLNAASSLKYPTAFNSNERLVYLTGEAYFEITKNHNKPFRVHFIAPASGNEGREGVIEVLGTHFNVNAYADEAMIKTTLLEGGIREWASTADIQQPERSVILNPGQQAQLKNAPIGNNRIRVINDADTEEAIAWKNGLFYFDNVDIQAIMRQLERWYKVQVVFKGRIPARRFAGQVSRSSNLSQVLKILELSKVHFTIEGNLVIVLP from the coding sequence ATGGCCCAACCAAAAGCCAGGAAAAAACTTATCAGGCTGATACAAAAATACCTTGCAGGCAAGGCTTCGCCGGAAGAAGAACAATTCATCAAAGCTTATTATGAAAGTTTTGATGCAACTGCCGGGGAACCGTCCTTGCAGGAAGGACAGGAAAAAGAATTGTTAGGCCAGGAGATGAAAGCCGCCATCTGGGAGCAAATAGATCAGACAACACAACATCAAAATGTAATTCCACTTTATAAACGGAGCTGGTTCCGGGTTTCCGTTGCTGCTGCAATAGTGGTGGTGGCCTTTATACCCGTATATTATTATATCGTTCAAACACCCGCCCCCAAAATTATTGTACAGGCGAAGCAACAGAAAGCGCCCGTGCATGATGCATTGCCCGGTGGCAACAAAGCTACCCTGACTTTAGCCGATGGAACATTGATAGATCTGGGCAAAGCAGCCAATGGAGTTGTAGCAACAGATGGCGGAGCTACGGTAAGTAAAAAAGAGGACGGCCGGCTGGAGTATAACGGAACCCTGAGCGAAGTCGAAGGGTCGGGCCAGGGCACTGAGCGCAGTCGAAGTGCCGCCTACAACACCCTCACCACGCCCACCGGCGGTCAGTATTATGTAATGTTACCCGATGGCAGCAGGGTATGGTTAAACGCTGCCTCTTCTCTTAAGTATCCCACCGCATTCAATAGTAACGAGCGTTTGGTTTACTTAACGGGTGAAGCCTATTTTGAAATAACGAAAAACCATAATAAACCTTTCCGGGTACATTTCATTGCTCCGGCATCAGGCAATGAAGGCCGGGAAGGAGTAATCGAAGTGCTGGGAACACATTTCAATGTGAATGCCTATGCCGATGAAGCCATGATCAAAACAACACTGCTCGAAGGTGGCATCCGGGAATGGGCAAGCACTGCGGATATACAACAGCCGGAGCGGTCAGTAATACTCAATCCTGGTCAGCAGGCGCAATTGAAGAATGCACCCATTGGTAATAACCGCATCCGGGTTATTAACGATGCGGATACAGAAGAGGCGATAGCCTGGAAAAACGGATTATTTTATTTTGATAACGTAGACATACAGGCGATCATGCGGCAACTGGAACGATGGTATAAGGTGCAGGTGGTCTTCAAGGGAAGGATCCCTGCACGCCGCTTCGCCGGACAGGTTTCCCGCAGTTCAAATTTATCGCAGGTGCTTAAGATACTTGAATTAAGTAAGGTGCATTTTACAATTGAGGGCAATCTGGTTATTGTGTTGCCTTAA
- a CDS encoding sugar porter family MFS transporter, whose amino-acid sequence MQVSFDTEATAQSGSTSSSANLFGISLIAALAGFIFGFDTVVISGANLPIKELWHTSPWFHGFFIMSMALWGTVVGAVFGGFPTQKYGRKNVLLWVGILFSVSALGSALANGPYLFSFFRFIGGIGIGVSSVAAPTYVSEISTPSTRGRLVAMYQFNIVFGILIAFLSNYFLQGVGGNNDWRWMLGVMAIPSLIYTFMVFSIPESPRWLVAVKRDNATARKVMERLGMNNIDAEIQVITASATHETQAGHANNHFFSKKYSSILWLAFLVAFFNQWSGINFILYYAPEILSRAGLAAKESLFNSIAIGGTNLIFTFLGLYLIDRLGRKTLLVIGSLGYIVSLAMVAWCFKTHASAGVMMVFLLMFIAAHAIGQGAVIWVFISEIFPNKVRAMGQSFGASVHWVFAALITLITPVFLDKDNGIFKDNPWPIFGFFAFMMLMQLIWVLSKVPETKGVSLEELERKLVKEGQ is encoded by the coding sequence ATGCAAGTTTCTTTCGATACCGAGGCTACTGCCCAATCTGGCAGTACCTCATCCTCAGCCAATTTATTCGGTATTTCATTGATTGCGGCCCTTGCCGGTTTTATTTTCGGATTTGATACGGTGGTGATCTCGGGCGCCAATTTGCCTATAAAAGAATTATGGCATACATCCCCCTGGTTTCATGGTTTTTTTATTATGTCAATGGCCTTATGGGGCACTGTAGTGGGAGCGGTCTTCGGTGGATTCCCCACCCAGAAATACGGACGCAAAAATGTATTGTTATGGGTAGGTATTTTGTTCAGTGTTTCCGCCCTGGGCTCGGCATTGGCAAATGGACCTTATTTGTTCTCTTTTTTCCGTTTTATCGGCGGCATTGGTATCGGCGTTTCTTCAGTAGCAGCACCTACGTATGTATCAGAAATTTCCACCCCCTCAACAAGGGGGCGGCTGGTGGCTATGTACCAGTTCAATATTGTGTTCGGAATACTGATAGCCTTTCTCTCCAACTATTTTTTACAGGGTGTGGGCGGCAATAACGACTGGCGTTGGATGTTGGGCGTTATGGCGATCCCTTCATTGATTTATACATTCATGGTGTTTAGTATTCCTGAAAGCCCGCGCTGGCTGGTAGCGGTGAAGCGCGATAACGCCACTGCAAGAAAGGTAATGGAACGGCTGGGGATGAACAACATCGATGCCGAAATTCAGGTAATCACTGCGAGTGCTACCCATGAAACACAAGCCGGTCATGCCAACAATCATTTTTTCAGTAAAAAATACAGTTCAATTCTTTGGCTGGCATTTTTAGTGGCTTTCTTTAACCAGTGGTCGGGGATCAATTTTATTTTATACTATGCGCCTGAGATCTTAAGCAGGGCAGGTTTGGCAGCGAAGGAATCTTTATTCAATTCCATAGCTATTGGCGGCACCAATCTCATCTTTACTTTTCTGGGTTTGTATCTCATTGACAGGTTGGGAAGAAAGACCTTGCTGGTCATTGGTTCACTCGGCTATATAGTCAGTTTGGCCATGGTAGCCTGGTGTTTCAAGACCCATGCCAGCGCGGGGGTAATGATGGTGTTTCTATTAATGTTTATAGCGGCGCATGCGATAGGACAGGGCGCCGTGATCTGGGTTTTTATTTCGGAAATATTCCCGAATAAAGTCCGCGCCATGGGACAATCGTTTGGCGCCAGTGTGCACTGGGTATTTGCGGCATTGATTACGTTGATAACGCCGGTTTTCTTAGATAAGGATAATGGCATCTTCAAAGATAATCCCTGGCCCATCTTTGGCTTTTTTGCATTTATGATGTTGATGCAATTGATTTGGGTGCTTAGTAAAGTTCCGGAGACGAAGGGAGTGTCTTTGGAGGAACTAGAGAGGAAGTTGGTTAAGGAAGGGCAGTAG